The following coding sequences lie in one Treponema sp. OMZ 790 genomic window:
- a CDS encoding cytidine deaminase codes for MEISSQLENLFKTALEAAKKAYAPYSNFHVGAALLLEDGSIVTGVNVENRSYGLTNCAERTAIFKAVSEGKKDFKAIAIATPDADYPVSPCGACRQVISEFMGGDTPIIFGSALDNVVLTDVKGVYPFDALHELKK; via the coding sequence ATGGAAATTTCAAGTCAGTTAGAAAATTTATTCAAAACAGCCCTTGAGGCTGCAAAAAAAGCCTATGCCCCCTACTCTAATTTTCATGTGGGCGCAGCCCTTTTGTTGGAAGACGGTTCTATTGTAACAGGCGTAAATGTAGAAAACCGCTCTTACGGCCTTACAAACTGCGCAGAACGTACTGCAATATTTAAGGCGGTTTCTGAAGGAAAAAAGGATTTTAAGGCTATTGCCATCGCAACACCCGATGCGGATTACCCGGTAAGCCCTTGCGGAGCCTGCAGGCAGGTTATTTCGGAATTTATGGGCGGAGATACACCGATAATCTTCGGCTCCGCCCTTGATAATGTAGTGCTCACAGATGTCAAAGGAGTTTACCCCTTCGATGCCTTGCACGAATTAAAAAAATGA